The sequence GTCACCTGCCGCCTGGCGGTCAACTCTCCAACGTAACGGAGGGCGTGCAGCGGACGAGGTGTCCAGCCAATCCCGCTGGCTGTGCCGTGGCGCAGGTTGCGTCGCCCCTCAAACGCAGGGATTATGCGATCATGAGCAATCGCCAACTATTGACCGACTACTTCCTTCACGGCGTCGCCGCCGCCAGCCCACGGCTGACCCTGCCCGCTGTCCTGCCGACCGGTGCGCCGTGCGGGCGCACTCTGGTGCTGGGTTGCGGCAAGGCGGCCGCCGAGATGGCGCTGGTTGCGAGCGAATGCTTGGCGGGTCCCGTCACTGGCTGCGTCGTGACCCGCCACGGCCATAATGTCGCAACGCCCCCTCCCGCCATCGAGATCATTGAGGCTCGCCATCCCGTGCCCGACGAACTCAGTCTGCGGGCTGGTACACGCTTGCTCGACCTTGCGGCTGAAGTCGGCCCAGATGACAGGGTCATCTTCCTTATCTCAGGTGGCGGCTCCTCGCTGCTTTGCGCGCCGGCCCACGGCATCGATTTCGAGCAGAAGCAGGCGATCGGCGAATGGCTCGTCCGCTCCGGCGTCGGGATCGAGCAGATCAATCTAGTCCGCCGGCATCTCTCACGCATCAAAGGTGGGCGGCTGGCCGCCGTTGCTGGCGCGCGCGGGGCAGAGCTGCTGACCTGTGTCGTCTCCGATGTCGCCGGGGATGATCCTGCCTTGGTCGCCTCTGGTCCAAGTATCGGTGCCGCTTTTGAACCGGAAGCGGCCATCGCCATCCTCCGGCAGGCAGGCTGGGATGTCAGCAGCGACCTGGCAGCAACGATCCGGGCCAACCGGCCACCGGCAGTTCCAACTCACCCGGTCCACACCTTGGCAACCAATGCCGATGCCTTGGCAGCGATCAGCAGACGGGCCAAGGAAGATGGCTGGAACGTGGTGGATCTCGGAGGTTCCTTGACCGGCCCAGCCGGCGCAATGGGCCGGGCGCACGCCGACATCGCCCGGGACCATGCTATGCTCCCGGGTCGGCACCTACTGCTGTCGGGCGGAGAACTCACCGTGCTGCGCGCCCGTCAGGACGGTCGCGGCGGCCCGAACCTGGAATACCTCGCCGGAGTGCTGTCGGGCCTTGATCGAACCGATCCAATCGAGGCTCTTGCCGGCGACAGCGACGGGATTGACGGGACCGAAGACAATGCCGGGGGCTACCTGACCGCCGGCTGGGCAGACCACACAGCAGCTGAGCAGGCCCTGGCAAGCAACCGCACCTATGACCTGTTCGCTGCACTGGGCGGCCTCGTCAGAACCGGGCCGACCCGCACCAATGTCAACGACATCCGCATGATCGCCGTGGAAGGCCACACGTGATCAGCACCGGATTTGACCTTCAGCCGAGAGCAAACCAGCGTTGCAATAATCGCAGCGGCTATAAGTTACCCAGCCATTGGCTCTAACTGTTCTAAAGGAACTCAGACTTTGCCTTAGTCGACGCGAACCCTGAACGAATATCCGGGCCGCGATCGCCGTTTTTCGCTGCCCCCAATTGACCGCTTTGAAAGCCCGCGACACTAGTGTTGCGGTCCGGTCTGGACAATTGCGCAATAATCGCCTCCGGCTGCCAGGCAGAGGATTTGGCTGACAGGATAGTAATGCAGGGTTTCAGTCTGACCCAGGCCATTCGCCGGGCAGTGGCAATCAGGCCT comes from Novosphingobium ginsenosidimutans and encodes:
- a CDS encoding glycerate kinase type-2 family protein encodes the protein MSNRQLLTDYFLHGVAAASPRLTLPAVLPTGAPCGRTLVLGCGKAAAEMALVASECLAGPVTGCVVTRHGHNVATPPPAIEIIEARHPVPDELSLRAGTRLLDLAAEVGPDDRVIFLISGGGSSLLCAPAHGIDFEQKQAIGEWLVRSGVGIEQINLVRRHLSRIKGGRLAAVAGARGAELLTCVVSDVAGDDPALVASGPSIGAAFEPEAAIAILRQAGWDVSSDLAATIRANRPPAVPTHPVHTLATNADALAAISRRAKEDGWNVVDLGGSLTGPAGAMGRAHADIARDHAMLPGRHLLLSGGELTVLRARQDGRGGPNLEYLAGVLSGLDRTDPIEALAGDSDGIDGTEDNAGGYLTAGWADHTAAEQALASNRTYDLFAALGGLVRTGPTRTNVNDIRMIAVEGHT